Genomic segment of Mercurialis annua linkage group LG6, ddMerAnnu1.2, whole genome shotgun sequence:
ccacgtcagcaaaaatgccacaaAAAATGTgtccatgttatttttgaaaagaaatgaaaggcgGTGCCCtaaattgccacgttttaaaggtcgtgttatttttgcaattttgtgtaaaagtggtgattttatatgtaattaaccctaaaataaatcatataacACACTATTTGAGTATTTGTTGTTTGTGGTTTTgtagtaaatttataaattccattgtagttaggatttattttgtaaactcCATTGTAATAAATTGATATTAAGTTAGAAAATACTAAGTTCGAAGTGTGCTCGTAAAAACAGCAAGTCGGAGTTATCTTGTAAAACTCCTTGTAACTCTTTGAGTAAGTGCattcaaaaattttaattttttaattgaatagtAGACTGAACCACTCTAAATTTTTGTGTTTCTAAATCCTCTATTTCGCAATCTAAACAATTTTATCACTCAAAACCTATTCATCTCCTCTAAGGTTGCTATTGagattttaattaatatcaGAATTCAGAGCttaatgttcttttttttttgcttacTTGTAAGAGTTATTCGATAAAAAATGTCAACCAAAAATTTATTCTTTACTCCTAAACCTTTTTCTTGACAGGATCGATTACACTAtttgaaaatattgttttgaGAAACTATCTCAACATTTCATGGGTAAATATTTAgagcattttttttcttttttttctcaaagaGAGCATTTTTTTTCAAGGGTTGGAAAATCCGGTCAAATGCTTGACAAACTTGAAGTTCCATTGATAAGACATGAATGGTCAAACATAGGTAAGAAAATGTGTTAAATCAGAAAGCTATCACCACTATTCTCTTTTCAATCTCAAGAGAAAAAATGAGTAGAGTTCAACATTGTACATATGCCAAATAAATGTGAAAAACTTCGAAAAactattatgaaaaaattactcaaataaaaaaaaaattaaatgtttctcCAAAAGTATGAACTATTTCAATGAAAATATCATGGGAATGTATTTATAATAACAACTCGGCTCCTTAGTGTTATTGAAAATCATTAAAAACTTAGAAAGTTTTTCAACTTTACGGATATCAACAGTAAAATTCTAAGATCACTTCATCTTCAACAATAGAAAGTTAAGGTGATCGAAATTGAAAAAGCTAACGCCTTCTCTACCCTAAAAACTATGAGATGATTGACAAACTATTCATCCATGAGATGAGCTatatcaaaatcaatcaaaatgagAAGTCAAGTGGGCATGACATTTTTTTAAAGCCTCTAAAATGTACCCTATTTGGCGTATATAACATCGCACCATATTAAACTCAAACGAGTTGTGGATATATTCTAACAAGGCTTAACCTATTGTAAGGTTCAtgtacttttcattttttttctttgttttgttcttAGGCGTTTTTCAGCAACCTTGGAATATGTTTTGCCTTCTAACAAACATCAAATCGATAATGAACCATGACaagatttaaaattatatatttgataaacaatTATGAGTAGATAAATTCTatttgtctttatttttttcatccacttttatctaatttttttttaatagtatGTAGTATGATAattgatattatttataatattaaaatttaaaataatgtctaatataatatttttatatttaaattaaataaatattttttcattaattaaaatttctaCCGACGAATTATAGCTCAAATGGCTTAAACGCTGGGCAACATTATGTCAAAAACGTGGATTCTATTCTGTTCATTTCTGAAAGCAAGGTTGGCcagaaattaataatttatatagaataatatttTCAGCAACCTTGGTTGTAGGAACTCCTGCTTTTAAtagtatttaattaaataaatcaaataacgaAGAAAGACCAAATCTTTgaagaaaattttacaaaaatttaaacctttaaaaattatCCGTATCGTCCTGAGTAGGTTTTCGTTTCAAAAATGTTCAATCCTTAAAATACATACGCCTTTTTTTATGTGACGCCTACGTGACGTTGACGTAGCGTGTCACACATATGCCATCATGAAAAATATTAggttaaaagtgtaaataaatttttagatttgttttaaattatttacaccctcaaattttaaatcatttcaaatttatttttaaatttaattaaaaaactcaatcaaacctaaataaaattattaaaatataatttattttattaaaaaattaaagccgtcaatttttttatcgTAGTCCTCCGACTCCACCGCTGTCATCGTTTTTCAACACCCACCCCGTCGTCATTGCCAAATTTTATTTCCTGGCCTCTATTCCTCCCATTCCCATGGAATAACAGCTAGAACTAGTCAGCATAGAACTACTACATTAGAATTGTAATAGGAGTTCTTACTATCAAAGTTGTATAGATATATATGGGAAAGTCTTATCTAGACCCggttcatgaaaaatttatggACCCATCCAATAAGGTGTTAGAGAAATGAAAATAAAGAGAGAATaatgaaaagaaagagaaagttgtgttagattttctaacacctcattgggtAGGTGCATGAAAAATTCATGAACCAGGTCTAGGTAAGAATTTcccgatatatatatatatatatatatcctctTCAACTTTGGAGCCGCcattttcatcttcttcatggAAGGTAATTTTTGGTCTTCTTAGgaaaaaatcacctccctatccatataaattcaaatttttcaaattcttttttaGCTTTTGggctaatataaaaaaattacgaattttacacgttttctcgttttaatcacgcagtttaaattttctcattttcatgcacgaactaccattttttctcaaattcatgcacggtgttgaTGTGGcattcattcattggtgtaaaataacctccacctcagcgaattacactaatggagtcgtgacacctcagcactgtacatgaatttgagaaaagtggtagttcgtgcatgaaaataagaaaatttaaactgcatgattaaaatgagaaaacgtgtaaaatttgtgaatttttatgacattaactaTTAGCTTTTACATAgttaatttaagtttttttgtctaattttgttttttctcttGACCTTTTGGTcttattctaaaatttaattctaattttgtgtctaaattggattagatctaatctaatctaattttaaatatatatttcttCACCTTCTGAAATTGAGATGCGAATTTTGCGGTTCTAGAGGGACGAATCTCCACAACCAAGGTGTCGTAGAGATCTTGTATGGACAGTTCAAATTGTCTATTGTAAAATTGCAATGTTTATTTCTTGATTAATCTTCATCTctgatttttattattgtattttCTCCCTTTAGGAGTTTTGTACAATAATGGTTTGTGTTTACCCCCTCATGAACTGATGTTTCTGTAGTTTTTGGATGAAAATCCTTTTTTTCTCTTAATGATATTATCATTCTGATCTAAAGAAAAATTACTATattcaatatttaaaacattcaactcttaatttttaattttatcaaagccgcataaatcataaaaaaagtaTCACATTATTCACAGTGTTTGATTTACAAGTAGGTAAAGCAACTCAAAATCAAGCCCAAACAGAAGAAACAAAATACAATATACTACAAATGCATGTCTTCCGTCCAAAGTAACAACTAGTCTCATCAATTCATTCTCATTGTATTGACCCGTACAAACAACAGCACTTGACATACTATATGCAGAGAGAGTTAGCTGTTCATCCCCTTTCACTCTTTACATCAAGAATTCTTGCTTGTATCAGCTGCAAATCAATGCACCAATATTCTTGGATTCGGATCAGAATCTCCTCGGAAACTATCCGATCGACATGGAAAATTGAGGTGTAACATAAAACTTTCTATTTAGGCACTCTGTAGATATGTTCCTCACCACTCACTTCATCAACTTTGACAATCCAATTACTCTTCTTACCACTCTCCTTCTTCATCATGCCACCGCCGAACGCTAGAAAATCGTATCCTACGCCGCAGTCTCTCATCTGAGCGATAGGATTAATCGATTTTCCGATCATAGTAACCTCCATTCCTTTTCCTATCGGACGCTTAGTAGACCTTACGACAACTTCATCTTTATCTTTCATAATTCCTCTGCTTATTACTTGGCCTCCCAATCCTTTCTTACTCCCCACTAAATTGTTCGCAACCACCACCGATTTTGTCGGATTCACATCAATCAACTTGAGTAACCTCGTATACTCGTCGTTCTTGCAATCTACGAGAGAGAAATCTACGTTTTCGTAATCAGGCAAAAGCTGAGATGGATCGCCCGTTCTGAATTCTACCAAGTCTTTAAGGCCCGAATCCTTGATTACTTTTTTTGATTCCGCGAGAACTGGCTCGGGAAGAATGCATACAAGGCGCCCTCCTGTATGTCTCGCCGCGGTTGCTAAGGCCACGGTTGAGGGTGACACTCCATATGTGACTTCCACTATGAGTTTAGCTTTCATTCCTGCTGCTAATGCTGATATGAACTCGTTACTTCCGGGCTCTCGGGTCATCCACGACTCGCATCTCCTCTTGTGATCACCACACTACATAAACAataactaattatattttcattttattacgAAAACAGAGTTAAATTCTTATGAATTCCTTTGCCATTAATTCTTTAGATGATGCTTAAAACTTAATCTTTACTCTAAATACATATTGATATACATTCATAtggaaaataaggaaaaattaaattgttcaaTTAAAGAGTTCAAGATTCAATTATTCCTCTCCATTGTCATAAAAAGACATGAAATATATATTGTTCTATATTAACGTGACACATCCATTCCGTTGCATTATAGTATAATTTTTCgaaaagtaaaatttatataGAACTCTTTATATGAAAAATACATTAATTATACATCAGGAGATAAGATTGTTAGAGCTAGATTTATTAGCATTTTGGATTAATAAAGATAAATCAGATGTAtattatacaaatattttaaatttctaaaatgtatttgaaagtATGCTGATCATTTGGTTCTAATTCCATCATTGATTGATGATTAATAATTGCACAATCatcattttataacaaaattaaatgcaAAAAGAGgactaaaacaattaattaagaaaatataattaccaGTTTGAGGGTATCAAGATAGGCTTTTGTGGCAGAAGCTGCAGACCAATCCATTCTCCTTCTCATGTAAATGCAAAAGTATCcacaaattatcaaatttaagaataaaattgacaaGAAGAGCCACTGAAGTAATATTATACAGTAGTTTtgtaatcaaaaattaaaaagaaaaataatttttaaattttgattactGGATTCTTTGAAGTGAAGGGTTAaatatagagaaaaaaaaaagaatggagTTGACCGAGTCCTCTCTTAGATACTGCATGCCACGGCTCTTAAAACTCCGTGGCCTATCTTTTAGCATTCTTACAAAACTAGTTCCCtcattttccttttctttactAAATATTGACATAACTAGTTGGCAACCGTGTTCatcattttttacttttttttattaccatcattttttacttttcatttttctcttatttagcaaaaaataaatattggaactttttatataaaaagtgaatttttgttgaatattaattactaattttaACATGTTTTCTCTTATTTCATATTTTACTAACATTTGATTGGTAGGTCTATAAATTTTGTGTGGATTGATAATAATCTCCTACTAAACTAAAATGTTTAAAGCTTTCCTCCTCAGAGTAGAGATTGATGCTTAATCTTATCCCTATAATTAATCGTATCCCTAGAATTACGGTTGAgcgaaaaattaaaataaatcattaatctaaatcatattaaataaaatttattttaattttattaaaaagattttttttaaactatatagTTTTGATTTAACCGAATAGACCGAAAAACTGAACGTCAAAATAATGTCATCTTTATTAACATATtcgtaaatatatataatttaattattgatggATTCGGATATGCGGTAAGATATTTCTTCTAGATTTGTTTGAGGTTAGTGGCCGTGACAAATCACCTGTATGAGATAAACAAGGAAAACGATAAAGGAGTGAGTCTTGGGCTTTGGACTCCAAATTCACTCTGATGCTTACATTAGTATAATATTCGTTGAGGGTAATAAATatgcataaaaaataaagaaatgggGTTGTTATTCTTATATAGGCTTTTCCGCGTGGTCTTCGTCTTTTGAGAGATGTGGGACAAATGAGTTTTATAGTGCTCCCTTCTACTACCAGTGCGTCACTATGTGGGCCTTGTACGTGCGTTCCATCTTCTGGACCGAAGGTGATGATATTTTCGGTGCTCGACTCTCCTCTTGCTCTTTCAGCTATCTGTATGATTTCCGTCTTGGATATCTTTCTAGTGGTTCTCAAGTCCTTCCTCATATGATTACATTGATAATTCATGTTACTTTTTTTCTTCCTCTTTCATCGCTTCCTTGTCCATCCTCTTTCTGGTGTTCCTTCTCTTCTTTTCGATGTGCAAACTTCCTTAAAGACCCTAATTCGATCAATTTTTCTATCTCGTTTCTATGGTCGTAGAATTCCTCCGTGGCATATCCGCAGTCTTCATGAAACTTATAGTACTTGCTCTCGTCTCGTGTTCTGGTTCTATGCATCATTCTTCTTGGCCACGTCATCGGGGTCCAGTTCTCTTTGACCTACATTAGCACGTTGGCCTTGGCGGTGTTTAGTGGGCTGAACACCTCATTTCAATTGTTGTATCTCCCGCTTCTATAATTATTGTTGGTGTATCTGCTATTGTTGCACCAATGATTGGAGTCTTCATAGGGGGAGTACCGGTTAATGCTTCGGTAACTGCTGGAGTAATCTCTTCGTGAGTGGGATGTTTGCCTATGTGCGAATCCtcctttctcttttttttggCACAAACTGATTTTTTTGCCTCCTTCCATCATCCATATTTATACACTTTTGTGCTACTGTCATGGCCTCCTGATAAGTTTTTGGCTTCTTTGAACTTAACTTGTCTCCTAGTACGCCCATCCGGGTGCCCTTCTTTTGCACTTGTACCACCGTGTTGTTGTTCAAGTCTTCGATGAGTGTCTCTTGGTCGTCCTGACTAAGCGGCTTTTTTCTTTGGTTGTAGGATTTAGTGGATTTTTCTTGGTTTTCGTTATCTTGGGATacaatcattaatttttttatcgaaaTCAgtgttcccacagacggcgccaaatgatggatcGATAGATGCAGTGAGGTATGATTCTACAAGATCTGTTTGAGGTTAGTGGCAGTGTTGGATCTCTTATGTGAGACAAACAAGGAAAACGACAAAGGGGTGAACTTTGGGCCGCTAATTCACTCTGATGCTTAAGTTAGTATAGTGTTTGTTGAGTGTAATAAAtatgcataaaaaataaaaaaatagggcTGCTATCTTTTTGTAGGCTTTTCTGCATGGTCTTCTTTTGAGCGATGTGTGACAAATGAGTTTTATATTGTTCCATCAATTATATATGTGTATATGTAAATAGTACACACGCGCACACACACacgtgtgtgtgtgtatatatatatatatcataatttacagtttgacACCTTCTAATTGAAAATCCTACTTAATGTTTCTTTAATTTCAATTCCGTTAAAATTAGAGGTTTTTGTTAATTCTATTAGGTACTTGATGGAATCGGGCTTTAAGACGGGTTAACTTGCGAAAGAGAGACTAAAATGTTGACTGAATGGTGGTTGTTTGATGAGCACTCTCATGCTTAAGGAAATATTTGACAATAATTTATGTTcgtaacaaattaaaataactcCAAAATCCTAATTACTGCATATTAATTACACTTTCATAAAACtgttcaaaaattatttatttaacatttaaataataacagtTTCACTAATTTtgttcaaaatatattaaacacaGTTTTTACTAATCCTGTTCAAAACAGATTATACACAGTTATACTAATGTtgttcaaaacaaattaaacacagttttacTAATCATGATCAAAACAGattgaataaaattttactaatccggttcaaaacagattaaacacatttttactaattttgctcaaaaaaaatttaacaaaaagaaACTATTTTTCCTTCCTTAttaattcatattaaaattaatactactaatctttttaatcaaattaataatataatataaattcaaaactATATGTACCGAgttttcaatcaaattaaataataattatattaatttatatataatattttcatacaAATTAATCATATTTATCATATAAACGATTTAggtataaaaattgaataaaattccTTCCAAAAAAggcttaaaaaatatttatttttccaaaCAGAATATACagtaagtatatatatatatatatatatacatacatagaATCACATTAATCAAATTAGTGACTCTGATATCAGTGTTGGGTTTtttaggttcataacgcagcaaaattttaatttttttaaaaaatatcaaaaattcaaaaataagaTTCATGTCATTCAAGAAGACATATATAGTTATATAGATAAAAATTATCGATGTTAAATTCAAACAACAATGTAAAAAAAAAGAGGTGGTTTACTTTGAAGATATCTTAATTCAGAGTGGTTATTAAACTAATGCTGACGATTTGATGTAAAATGCATATTTTGCACTAATAAATACATAGTATTATTACGGGCAGTCTTATTtgtgaaaaggggttaaaatgatccaacttttacaaacgcttgATGTTTTTGTCTAAAATCACCGAGGTATACACAGTTGATCTTTTCAGAAAAATTAAGGGACTGAATTGATCCCTTattcattatatttttaaatatatatcttactaataataacaataacatcTTAACAGCACAATGGGGGTGTAGCTCATATGGTAGAGCGCTCGCTTCGCATGCGAGAGGCACAGGGTTCGATTCCCCGCACCTCCACACCTGTttcctttttttcatttttttcaccTGCTATGTGATTTGCAGTAAACAATTTGGCCCTTGAATTCCATTTATGTCCCTCGAACTTTCCCCTTGTTTCCAGGTCATGCCCCTGCCAGCAACAAAATTGATGGGTTTACTTTTTTGTCCTGCCTACTTTTTTTAATGGGTTATTTCttccttttaattattttgcaaGTGGTTGTATTGTATTTTCTAGGGGTGAGAAAAAAAACGGCCGGCCGAATTAATCAACCAATCAATGAATTTTGATCGCTTTGatttggttaaaatggttaattCAGTCAGTagtttcaatataaaaaaaatccagttTTTTCGGTTATCGGttcgattttaattttaaattatctaaattaatTGAACCgatcaaattaacaaaattttttgaattttttattatcttctcataattttttggttttaaccgaaccaacctattcggtttaattttaattttttttatattattcgaTCGATTCGGTTTTTGGTTAAAATTTCTTATTCACTCggtccaattttaattattcaatcaaACGAATAATTTGGTTAAGAGATAGTAGGTCTGGTTTCGACCGAACCAACCAAATGCTCACACCCTAATATTTTCTGCACTTTGGGAACGTCAAGTAGCCGGGTTAATGACCATTGTATGTCTCATTTGCTAATTATTTCTCAAATTACCaccaaaatttcaatttttcccACTTAATACCTTACAGACCGCGAAACTGTTCCGCGGTTTGTGTaaaccgcggaactgttccgcggtctgTCCTACGTGGCTCCTCGCTGGCCAGTTAGAGAGGAGCCACATAGGAAAAGTAAACCGCGTAAcagttacgcggtttgcttttccaacgtggcaaaccgcgtaacagttacgcggtttgcttttcTCCcagtcatttaaaaaaaattaaataaataaaatatttatttaaaaatgaaaaaatctttgattaaaaaagttttacgttttaattgttgaattttttaaatttaaaacgtttgaattagttaatttttttaacattctacaaaaataaatttataaaatactacaaaataattatattaacaaatattcaaatataatttatacttcataacaataacatatttaataaactaaaaattacaaataaaataaaatgacgtGTCACAaggaataaatttaaaatgacgtGTCActgggaataaaaattaaaatgacgtGTCACAtggaataaatttaaataatactgCCTAGTCAAAGagagggaataaattccctctgtaaaccgcggaacagttccgcggtttACGCCGACGTGGCTCCACCTGCGTCCAGATGGAGCCACGTCtgcagaccgcggaacacttccgcggtttgCAGTAgaccgcggaagtgttccgcggtctagAAGTGACAaacttagaaaaaaatttaattggggactaatttaagaaattttattaattttataaataaacatGTCATTAACCCCAAGTAGCCTTATTCGAGGGTCGCTGCCAAGTAATTCCATCGACTGTGGTGCTTTAACTAATTTGCTGTGTTTAGTTTTTATATTCATGTTATCTTAAATCACCAATACATCCTAAAAAGAATCACTAATTACATACTAATATGCAACTAATAAGatatatcatttaattattttgttcaaATTATTATTGGTTGTTTCTTTTTCCTGGAAAACATAAATTCCGAAGCCAAGCGAGGATTTCATACCAGTAAAGAAATAGAACAGAGCTCATTAAATTAGCAAAAATGAGAAAGATCAAAAAGCCgtgaaaaagaaaaatctttAAGCTCATTGAATCAGCAAAAAATGGAAAATACCAGAAAGACgtgaaaaagaaaaatctaaAAGCTATTGTTAGTAGTGACTAGTGAGGATGATGAATTAAAGAAgacttatccccttaaaatccccccaccttttacccccaattcgtttgcaccctcacgttgtaaaaccaccaaatatacccaaattacgacctttcactttcaagtgtaccctcaagcattaaattgacctctttttacttgaaaaatgttcaaattaatactttaaattttagcatatattttaaaataggacttaatattttatttaaaacaaaaataaacctattttttcaagtcaaaagagatcaatttaatgcttgagggtgcaattgaaagtgaaaggtcgtaatttgggtatatttggtggttttgcaacgtgagggtacaaacgaattgggggtaaaaggtgaggggtttttaagcgGATAAGCCATTAAAGAATGTTCTACTTAGCCCATGCAACTGCATCTATCTCTGCCTGGGCACTTCTGTACAACTCCAGTCTCTTTCCGATCGAAATACGTCGCTGCATCACTGCCGGATCCTCGTCCAACAAACCAGACAACTGTTTTGTCTGAAACATTCAAAATGTTAGAAATATTTAGTTATTTGATACCATCAATCAACATTTTCTTTATCATATtgacaaaaagaaaacaaagacTAGAAGGAATGCTCACCTCCTTCTTACCCAACTCTGCGAAAAAATAGTCAAGTAAACTGCGTTTGGCTTCGCGCACTTGACAATAGACAACAGATTTGGGAATAGAGTTCCTTAAACTCCCACAAACCATATTCACATAGGACAACACATTGCTTCCTGCAGTTTGTTGAGAGGATTATCAAATCAAATTCACAACCATAATATATTGCAAATGCAAATAGTTACTTACCAATTCGCCTAAGATATGAATCGTTATATCTGTCGAAGATTGAGTGCGTTGGATTTCCTCCCTTCTCGATATCTTGAGGAAGCTTCCGGAAAAATTCAACAGTCAAGTAACAGCATTCCATATCAACTAGCTGTAAACTTGCTTTCCTGCTTTCATCCCTCATTCTCTCCAACGATTCTATAGCAGCATTGTTGATTTCCACTCTCAAACTTGGGTATTGCTTTAGTTCCTATATCCATAGCATACAGAAATCAACTTTATCCTACAGAAAATTAACGTTGAGAAAATTTGCACTGTTCTCGGTACAAATCCAATGGCTCCAATGAATACAGAATAAAAGAATATAGAAGGTTCTTACCATGGTCTCGTTGATAGACTTCTGAACCAGCTCCTTGAGTAAAGCATGGACCTGAAATCATGATAAAAGGAAGAGATCAAGCAACATAGAAACTAGGCTGAAATATCCATAGTAGCATAAAAGAACAACTGCGTCATTGAGGACCAAAGCAATGCATGCTGAGCACAAACTGGATTCCCGTAATCCTCATTGATGAGTATGAACAGCTAGTAAACGTTTTTCATCTGTTTATTCATTTTGCAGTGATACCGAGGCGACAAGAAAAGAAACTGGTTGAACTTGGTAAAAGATGTGAAAAGATCAACAAGAAAGAAGAATTGAAGAGGAGAGGAGTCTACATGATCAATAAAAACGAAACACCGAAGCAGGAAACTACCAAAcaatattttgtaaaaataaagagttatgGAGTTTCAGAAGCTTTTCCGGATATGGAAACAGAAGACCAAAACATAAGATTGGAAAAGGTTCGTGCAATACAGAGTggtatttacaaacgtttgcaTGAACACATACAGGTTTCATACTGTTCAAACATAAAAAGATCTACTATACACATCAACAACCATACAGATTCCTCTAAAGGTAAGACGTCATCAGTAATAGGATTTTCTGACAGAAATGAACATAAATGCTTACCGCATCTACAGCTGCCTCAGCAGGACCTCTGATAGTCACCAGGGTAGATTCAATAAGACGGCGATAACCTTGTTCAGGAGCTATTAGATGTGGCTGATACCCATCAGCTTCAGTTATCAACTTACGGACATTGTCCATGG
This window contains:
- the LOC126688026 gene encoding uncharacterized protein LOC126688026, translated to MRRRMDWSAASATKAYLDTLKLCGDHKRRCESWMTREPGSNEFISALAAGMKAKLIVEVTYGVSPSTVALATAARHTGGRLVCILPEPVLAESKKVIKDSGLKDLVEFRTGDPSQLLPDYENVDFSLVDCKNDEYTRLLKLIDVNPTKSVVVANNLVGSKKGLGGQVISRGIMKDKDEVVVRSTKRPIGKGMEVTMIGKSINPIAQMRDCGVGYDFLAFGGGMMKKESGKKSNWIVKVDEVSGEEHIYRVPK